Below is a window of Aggregicoccus sp. 17bor-14 DNA.
GATGGTGGCCGAGCTCACCACCACCTTGAGGTCGGGGCGCTGGGGGAGGAGGCGCTTGAGCCACCCGAGCAGGAAGTCGATGGTGAGGCTGCGCTCGTGGGCCTCGTCGAGCACGATCGTGTCGTAGCGGCGCAGGAGCGGGTCGCTGTGAATCTGCGCGAGCAGGACGCCATCGGTCATGAACTTCACGGCCGTGCTCCGGGTGGAGCGGTCCTCGAAGCGGATCTGGTAGCCCACGTCCGTGCCCAGCTCGGTGCCGAGCTCGCGCGCCACGCGCGCCGCCACGCTCGTCGCGGCGATGCGCCGGGGCTGGGTGACGCCAATCTGGCGCGGGCGGCCGCGCCCCATGGCGAGCAGGACCTTCGGCAGCTGCGTCGTCTTCCCCGAGCCCGTGGCTCCCGCGACGATGACCACCTGGTGGGCGCGGATGGCCTGGGTGATGTCCTCCACCCGCGCGGAGATGGGGAGCTCGGGGGGGAAGCGCAGGAGGGGCCCGCTGCCGGGGGGGATGGGCGAGTCGCCGGACATGGTCGCAGGGCCTACCACCGATTGGCGCTCGCGAGCGCGGCCGAGAGCTCGGCGAGCGACTGCACGCGCCGAGGCTGCCTACCCGATAGCGGGAGGGCATCCTGCCGCGTATGGTCACTCCGATGACTCCTGACTTCGCGGCGCGGCTCACCCAGGCCCTCCCTCGCATCCTCCGTGCGTTGCCCGATGACTGGGACCACCGCGCGACGACGTACGACCTGTTCCGCTTCGATTCCGACACGGCCTTCGGGGCGCGCTTCGAGGCGGCGCTCGGCGACATCGCCGGGCTCGACGAGCCGCGCCAGCTTCGCGAGCGGCTCGCCGCGGTCGGCCTTCCGTTCGACTACGCTCGCCTCGGTCAGCCGCTGTCGACCGTGCTCGAGATGTACGTGCAGTCGCGCACGAACGCCGCGCGCGTGTTCTCGTTCGCGTCGGTGACCAAGCCGTGGCTGTCGGTGATCGAGTCGCCGAAGCGCACGCTGCCGGTCCGCATCTATGCGCGAGGCGCGCTGCGCTTCTCGCCGAAGGGCGTCGAGGTCCACGAGCGGTGGGGTGGGGAGCTGCCGGCGCGCAGCCCCGACGTGCTCACGGTGCTCGTCACCGAGGAGCCGTTCACCGGTGACGTGCAGGCCAGCGCGGCCGATGCGATCTGCTACCCGGTACCGAACGGCGGCATGCTCCTCATCCGCGACGCGTCGCGCATCGATCCCTACGGCATCCAGCTGATCCGCAAGCGCACGCTCTCCGCGCTGCTTGCCGCCGATGCACGCGCGGAGCTGGAGCGGATCGCCGGGCTCGCGCCGACCGCCTTGCCCGAGGCGACGCCCGCCGAGTGCGACGCCGCGCTGCAGCGGCTGTTCCCGCAGATTCGAGAGAGCCTGTACTACTGCACCGGCCTCGCTGCGGAAGCAGCGGTGTTCACCGCCGTCGGCGACGTGCTCGGTCCGGTCACGCTCTTCTACGCACAGAACGGCTACGGCGGGACGGGCCAGCTGATCGCGGACCTCCTCTCGCGCGCCGGGGTGCTCCAGCCGCGCCCCCTCGAGGTCATCGGTCGCGACGCCGCCGGGCGTCCCGTCACGCTCGTCGAGCGGGTGCTCGCGTCGCTGGCTGCTCACGAGGGTGCGGCCTGCCTCTTTCTTGAGACGCCGACGAACCCCGAGCTCCAGGTGCACGACTTCCCGGCCTTGATGGCGGGGCTGCGCGCGTACCAGGCGCGCACGGGCAAGCAGGTGCCGGTGATCGTCGACACCACGCTCGCTCCGCTCTATCCGATCTTCGCGAAGGACTTCGCCCAGGACTGGCCGTTCATCCTCGTGAAGAGCGGCTCGAAGTACTTCACCAAGGGCAAGACCACGCTCGGGGTGGTCGCGTGCGCGGACCATCCGGTCGCGCGCCAGATCGTCGCGCGGGCCCGCGAGCTGGGGCAGGGCGCCGACTCGTTCGCGCGCCCGGCGCAGCTCGCCGAGCTCCGCGCGGGGCTCGAGGACCTGCGGCCGCGCATGGCCACGATCAGCGCGAACACCATCCGGCTGGCCAACGGACTGCGCAGTGCGCTCCGGGCGCGGGGGCACGAGGTCACGCTGTACGCGATCTCGGAGGCGCAGGTGGCCGAGGGGCTCGCGAGCGGCATGCTGTCGTTCTACCTGCCGCCGGCGCCGACCACGCACGCCGACCTCGTCGACGAGTTCGTCGCGTATCTGCTCGAGCACGCGCCGAAGCTGGTGAAGAGCCGCGTGAGCTACGGGCAGTCCGTCGGCGACGGCAGGCCCGACTACTTCTACGTGATCAACCCGGAGGAGTCGACGCAGGGCGCCCTCTCCGCCGAGGTCAAGAACGCGCAGAAGCACGACAACGTCCAGATCTGCCGCATCTCGGTGCCCGAGCACGCGGACGTCGACGGGCTCCTCGCCGCGATGGACGGCTTCTTCGCGCTCAAGTACTGACGCGCGGTTCATCGTGGCTCAGCACGCCTGGGCCTGCGGCTGTCGCTCAGTCCGAGGAGCGGTCGAGGAGGCCCTCGCGCCGGGCGATCGTGGCCGCCTGGGTGCGCGACCCCGCCTCGAGCTTGCTCAGGATCGCGGACACATGATGGTCGATGGTCTTGGGGCTGACGAACAGGCGCCGCCCCAGCTCCTTGTTGCTCAGGCCTTCGTGCAGCAGCGCGAGCACGTCCATCTCCCGCCGGGTCAGGCCGAAGCGGTTCGCGCGCGTGGACGGGCGAGGCCCGCGCGGCAGGCCCCGCAGGCCGCGCGCCCCGAGCTCCACGCGGGCGCGGCTCGCGGACGCTGCCGCGCCCAGCACGTCCAGCAGGGCGAGCCCCGCGCGCGCCGCGGCCTCATCGCCCTCCAGCAGCGCCAGCGCGCGCGGGTAGGGCATGCCGAGCTGGGCCCATCGGGCGGCCGCGCCCTCCCAGTCACCGTCGGCGAGCAGGCGGTGCGGGGGCGGTAGGCGAGCGCGCTCGAAGCGGCTCGCGTCTGCGCCGAGCTTGCGGGTCCAGAACCACAGCGAGCCGGTCAGCCACGCGCTCGTCTGGTCCGGGAACCGCGTCACCGCCTCGTCGATCAGCGCGAGCGCAGCGTCGCGCCCCTCCTGGCGGATCCACGCCCGCTCGGCCATCACCTCCGCATAGGCGAGATAGCGCGGCGCCTCGCGCCCGGTGAGCATGTGCTGGGTCAGCTCGGCCAGCGGCTCATCCGCATCCTCGCCGCGACGGATGCGCAGCGTCGCCAGCGCGAGTGCGGCCGGATGGTGGGCGATGGGGCCGGTCGCACGATTGTCGAGGACGCGCAGCGCCGTCTCGCCGGCCTCGTCCCACTCACCCTTCGCGAGCAGGACCAGCGCCTTCGTGCCGCAGAGGTAGTCGCGCAAGACGTCGAGATCGCGATCCTGGCAATAGGAGATTCCCTCGTTGGCGTTGGCGAGCGCCTCCTCCAGCGACAGGATGAAGGCGGCACACGAGGCCCGGGTGATCAGGATGCGCGCCACCTCGAAGTCGCAGTTCGGGAGCCCGCGCGCAATCCGGAGCGCCGCGTCGAGCGTGGTTCTCCGGCGCTCCGGATCGACGTGGCACAGCGCGGCCCCGACGTTGTTCATCGCATGGACGACGATCTCCTTGCGGCCGAGCCGCTCGGCCATGGCGATCGCCCGCTCGCCCCACTCGACCGCCCGCGCGGGCTCGTCGGCGAGCATCGCGAGCTGTGCGACGTTCGAGCAGGCCATCGCCAGCGTCGCGGACTCGCCCAGCGGCTCCAGCGCGGCAACCGCCCTGGCGGCATGGTCATCGGCCGCCTGGCGGTCGCCGTTCAGGTAGTGGAACCGTGACAGCCATCGCAGCGCGTCGCCCGCGCGCTCCTCATCGCCGGCGGCGGTGAACAGGTCGTGCGCGCGGTTCATGGTCTCGATCGCCTCGGCCAGGCGGCCAGTGACGTGAAGCTCGCTGCTGAGCGCGCTCCAATAGGCCGCGGCTTCGACGGCGGGCAGCCCGTCGACGTACGGCTCCATCGCACGCCATGACTGTGCCGCTTCCCGGTGGGCGCCCGCCGCGCTCGCTGCGCGCGCGGCCTCCGGCGCAAGGGCCCGGATCGCGCGGCGGTCCTGCGCCGCGATGGCGTGGTGCAGGCGCCGGGCTGCGCTCGCGCCCGAGCGCTCGAGCAGCTCCAGCGCGCGGGCGTGCAGCGCGTGGCGTTGGAGCGGGTCGAGCGCGTCCTCGACCGCGCGGCGTGTCAGCTCGTGCCGAAACGCGTAGCCGTCGCCGTCGCTGACCAGGAGCCCGCTGGCCAGGCAGGGGGCCATCGCTTCGGCGCGGACGCCCGCCGGAGCGAGCGTGGCCACCCCCACGCGCCCCGGGAACACCGAGCACTGATTGAGCGCGTCGCGGGCCGGCTCCGGGAGCGCGTCGGCCCTGCCCAGCACCATGTCCGCAATCGAGGCGGGCTGTCTGCCCTTGCTGGCCAGCAGCTCGTTGACGAGCAGGGGATTGCCGCCGGTCAGCGCGTGCACCTCCACCCCGTACACGCCCCTGCGCACCGACAGCTGGGCCACCGCCGCCGGGCTCAGGCGCGGCAGGTCGAGGCGCGTCCGGAGCTCGGCCGGGATGTCGTTGGCGACGCGCCGAAGCTGCGAGCGGCTGGCGGCGTCGTCGTCGCGCGAGGTGATGACCACGAGCAGGGGCCTGCCCGCGAGACGCCGCCCCATGAAGCGCAGGAAGTCCATGCTGGCTTCGTCGGCCCAGTGCAGGTCCTCGATGAGCACGACGGTCGGCGCCGCGCACAGCTCGTCGAGCGCATCGGCGAACAGCGCCAGCCTTGCTCTGTCCGCGGCGCCCCGCCACGCCGAGAGCCCGAGGTCTTGAAGGAGCACCAGCGCCTCGGGCGTGCTCAGGTCTTCGCACGCCGCGGTGTAGAGGCGCGCCGCCCCCCTCGCCTGCTCGGCGAACGTGCGGAGCAGGCTGGTCTTCCCGATCCCCGCCTCGCCTACCACGAGGACCATCCCGCCTCGAGAGGCCAGCGCCTGCTCGAGGCCGGCCCTCAAGGCGCTCAGAAGCGGTTCACGTTCCAGGAGCATGGAGCGTCAATCCCGGGAAGGTGCGGGCGGCAAAATGGGGAGTTCCGCCCGCCAAGATGGGCAGTCGCTCCGATGGCCGCCATCGCACGGGGGCGCATCCTCCAGGCCTCACCCAAGGAGCGCACCATGTACCACCACTTCGATTACGAGCAGACGCTGGCCGCCTCGCTGCGCGGGGCCTGGAACCTGGACGACGTGCTGAGGCAGGACCAGGAGCTCGACTTCTCGAGGAACTTCATGCCCGAGAGCCTGGCCCGGACGGCCGCGCTCGAGATGCTCGACGCGCGCGAGCAGCGGTTGC
It encodes the following:
- a CDS encoding PLP-dependent transferase, which translates into the protein MTPDFAARLTQALPRILRALPDDWDHRATTYDLFRFDSDTAFGARFEAALGDIAGLDEPRQLRERLAAVGLPFDYARLGQPLSTVLEMYVQSRTNAARVFSFASVTKPWLSVIESPKRTLPVRIYARGALRFSPKGVEVHERWGGELPARSPDVLTVLVTEEPFTGDVQASAADAICYPVPNGGMLLIRDASRIDPYGIQLIRKRTLSALLAADARAELERIAGLAPTALPEATPAECDAALQRLFPQIRESLYYCTGLAAEAAVFTAVGDVLGPVTLFYAQNGYGGTGQLIADLLSRAGVLQPRPLEVIGRDAAGRPVTLVERVLASLAAHEGAACLFLETPTNPELQVHDFPALMAGLRAYQARTGKQVPVIVDTTLAPLYPIFAKDFAQDWPFILVKSGSKYFTKGKTTLGVVACADHPVARQIVARARELGQGADSFARPAQLAELRAGLEDLRPRMATISANTIRLANGLRSALRARGHEVTLYAISEAQVAEGLASGMLSFYLPPAPTTHADLVDEFVAYLLEHAPKLVKSRVSYGQSVGDGRPDYFYVINPEESTQGALSAEVKNAQKHDNVQICRISVPEHADVDGLLAAMDGFFALKY
- a CDS encoding AAA family ATPase, producing MLLEREPLLSALRAGLEQALASRGGMVLVVGEAGIGKTSLLRTFAEQARGAARLYTAACEDLSTPEALVLLQDLGLSAWRGAADRARLALFADALDELCAAPTVVLIEDLHWADEASMDFLRFMGRRLAGRPLLVVITSRDDDAASRSQLRRVANDIPAELRTRLDLPRLSPAAVAQLSVRRGVYGVEVHALTGGNPLLVNELLASKGRQPASIADMVLGRADALPEPARDALNQCSVFPGRVGVATLAPAGVRAEAMAPCLASGLLVSDGDGYAFRHELTRRAVEDALDPLQRHALHARALELLERSGASAARRLHHAIAAQDRRAIRALAPEAARAASAAGAHREAAQSWRAMEPYVDGLPAVEAAAYWSALSSELHVTGRLAEAIETMNRAHDLFTAAGDEERAGDALRWLSRFHYLNGDRQAADDHAARAVAALEPLGESATLAMACSNVAQLAMLADEPARAVEWGERAIAMAERLGRKEIVVHAMNNVGAALCHVDPERRRTTLDAALRIARGLPNCDFEVARILITRASCAAFILSLEEALANANEGISYCQDRDLDVLRDYLCGTKALVLLAKGEWDEAGETALRVLDNRATGPIAHHPAALALATLRIRRGEDADEPLAELTQHMLTGREAPRYLAYAEVMAERAWIRQEGRDAALALIDEAVTRFPDQTSAWLTGSLWFWTRKLGADASRFERARLPPPHRLLADGDWEGAAARWAQLGMPYPRALALLEGDEAAARAGLALLDVLGAAASASRARVELGARGLRGLPRGPRPSTRANRFGLTRREMDVLALLHEGLSNKELGRRLFVSPKTIDHHVSAILSKLEAGSRTQAATIARREGLLDRSSD